A single region of the Arthrobacter sp. zg-Y820 genome encodes:
- a CDS encoding ROK family protein gives MPLGKPMPPGRRCVIGVDLGGTKTAAGIVDDTGMLHATEFRPTPATAGAAAILATAVGLVSSLLAAARAAGLDPVAVGIGSAGVIDARDGSVASATDSLTGWAGTPLAAHLSEQAGLPAYAVNDVHAHNLGEHWKGASAGSASSLLVAVGTGVGGSLILAGEPHLGARAVAGHVGHLASPRAYDDGGRALPCSCGRAGHVEAIASGPSIALLYQRLTGAAVSAGTVSAETVSGRDVASRAAAGDTVAMRALAIGAAAAGQAVGGLANVLDPSIVVIGGGVTAAGDLWWTPFRTALRAELMDPLAGLPVVPAALDSGAALVGAAKLAFDRLASASTAPPLENSHA, from the coding sequence ATGCCCCTTGGCAAACCGATGCCTCCGGGCAGACGCTGCGTGATCGGAGTGGACCTGGGCGGCACCAAGACCGCCGCCGGCATTGTCGACGACACCGGCATGCTCCATGCCACCGAGTTCCGGCCCACCCCGGCCACCGCCGGAGCGGCGGCGATCCTGGCCACCGCCGTCGGGCTTGTCAGCTCCCTGCTGGCCGCGGCCCGCGCTGCGGGGCTGGATCCGGTGGCGGTGGGCATCGGTTCGGCCGGCGTCATTGATGCCCGGGACGGATCGGTGGCTTCGGCCACCGATTCACTCACCGGCTGGGCCGGCACGCCGCTGGCGGCCCACTTGAGCGAACAGGCCGGACTGCCCGCGTACGCGGTCAACGATGTGCACGCCCACAACCTGGGCGAGCACTGGAAAGGCGCGTCCGCCGGATCCGCCTCCAGCCTGCTGGTGGCGGTGGGCACCGGCGTCGGCGGCTCCCTGATCCTGGCCGGCGAACCGCACCTGGGTGCGCGGGCAGTGGCCGGCCATGTGGGGCACCTGGCCTCGCCCCGCGCGTACGACGACGGCGGCCGCGCGCTGCCGTGCAGCTGCGGCCGGGCCGGGCACGTGGAAGCGATTGCCTCCGGGCCGTCCATCGCGCTGCTGTACCAGCGGCTGACCGGCGCTGCTGTCTCGGCCGGAACCGTCTCGGCTGAAACTGTCTCGGGACGGGACGTGGCCTCCCGGGCCGCCGCCGGTGACACCGTTGCCATGCGCGCGCTGGCGATCGGCGCCGCAGCGGCCGGGCAGGCGGTGGGCGGGCTTGCCAACGTGCTGGATCCGTCCATCGTGGTGATCGGCGGCGGCGTCACCGCAGCCGGGGACCTGTGGTGGACCCCGTTTCGGACCGCCCTGCGCGCCGAACTAATGGACCCGCTGGCCGGCCTGCCCGTGGTTCCGGCCGCCCTGGACTCCGGTGCCGCCCTGGTGGGCGCCGCCAAACTCGCCTTTGACCGCCTCGCCTCCGCTTCGACCGCACCACCACTGGAGAACTCCCATGCTTGA
- a CDS encoding N-acetylmannosamine-6-phosphate 2-epimerase: MLDLNSLQSQLVVSCQAYPGEPLRDPRTMAQMAQAAVAGGAVAVRIQGIEDLEQTRVAVDVPVIGLWKDGADGVFITPTLEHALACVAAGSDIVAIDGTRRPRPDGRSLAETIAALHQQTDALVMADCGSVPDAQAAADAGADLIGTTLAGYTGERPKTVGPDLELIAEIAALDLGLPLIAEGRIHSPGQARACLDAGAFAVVVGTAITHPTTITGWFADALLF, from the coding sequence ATGCTTGACCTGAACAGCCTGCAGTCCCAGCTTGTCGTTTCCTGCCAGGCCTATCCGGGGGAGCCGCTGCGGGATCCGCGGACCATGGCGCAGATGGCGCAGGCCGCCGTCGCCGGCGGAGCCGTGGCGGTGCGCATCCAGGGCATCGAGGACCTGGAACAGACCCGCGTTGCGGTGGACGTGCCGGTGATCGGACTCTGGAAGGACGGCGCCGACGGCGTGTTCATCACTCCCACGCTGGAGCACGCACTGGCCTGCGTGGCCGCGGGTTCGGACATCGTGGCGATCGACGGCACCCGCCGGCCGCGGCCGGACGGGCGCAGCCTGGCGGAGACCATCGCTGCCCTGCACCAGCAGACCGATGCGCTGGTGATGGCCGACTGCGGCTCGGTCCCGGACGCGCAGGCCGCGGCCGACGCCGGAGCGGACCTGATCGGCACCACGCTGGCCGGCTACACCGGCGAGCGGCCGAAGACCGTGGGCCCGGACCTGGAGCTGATCGCCGAGATCGCCGCCCTGGACCTGGGCCTGCCGCTGATCGCCGAGGGCCGCATCCACTCGCCCGGACAGGCCCGCGCCTGCCTGGACGCCGGAGCGTTCGCCGTCGTCGTCGGCACCGCCATCACGCATCCCACCACCATCACCGGCTGGTTTGCCGACGCGCTGCTGTTCTGA
- a CDS encoding twin-arginine translocase TatA/TatE family subunit, whose translation MRLEGWHLVILVLLAVLLFGAPKLPGLARSVGQSLRIFRSEVRQLKEENPPAGNPAANPDLPQEEHPAAASKLPPAGPVTVGRPVTSVPLAQQPL comes from the coding sequence ATGAGACTTGAAGGCTGGCACCTGGTCATTTTGGTTCTTCTGGCCGTCTTGCTCTTCGGCGCGCCCAAACTGCCCGGGCTGGCGCGGAGCGTGGGCCAATCGCTGCGTATTTTCCGCTCCGAGGTGCGGCAGCTGAAGGAGGAGAACCCGCCGGCGGGGAACCCGGCGGCTAATCCGGATCTGCCGCAGGAGGAGCATCCGGCGGCTGCATCGAAGCTTCCTCCGGCGGGTCCGGTAACGGTCGGCCGGCCGGTAACTTCCGTGCCGTTAGCGCAGCAGCCGTTGTAA
- a CDS encoding VOC family protein, translating to MDWTLEVVVLPVSDLNRSIAFYRDQVGFTLDHHTVAEQMEFAQLTPPGSGCSIVIGDLPSQQQMAPGSMHGMQLVVSDARAAREELVGRGVEASEVTVIDPRDGGTFFGFADPDGNSWAVQEMKVRAEQPLIPHSTPTP from the coding sequence ATGGATTGGACCTTGGAAGTCGTGGTCCTGCCGGTCAGCGATTTGAACCGGTCGATCGCCTTTTACCGCGACCAGGTCGGATTCACCCTGGACCACCACACCGTCGCTGAGCAGATGGAATTCGCGCAGCTGACTCCGCCGGGGTCGGGCTGCTCCATCGTCATCGGGGACCTGCCGTCCCAGCAGCAGATGGCCCCCGGGTCGATGCACGGCATGCAGCTGGTGGTGTCCGATGCCCGGGCGGCCCGGGAGGAACTGGTCGGCCGGGGCGTGGAGGCCAGCGAAGTCACCGTCATTGACCCGCGCGACGGCGGCACGTTCTTCGGCTTCGCTGATCCGGACGGCAACAGCTGGGCGGTGCAGGAGATGAAGGTCCGCGCCGAGCAGCCGCTGATTCCGCACAGCACGCCGACGCCCTGA
- a CDS encoding SRPBCC family protein: protein MSNPLTVHMPEGEPYVHYEREFDFAVHQVFQAHVDPELFAQWIGPREMTTRIDTFEPRTGGAYRFVQSGDDGVDYAFHGLFHTVREDDFVLQTFEYEGYPDSVTLEYATFTDLPGGRSKLTGRSVFPSVESRDGMASAGMEVGMSEGYDQLDELLGKGLSTG, encoded by the coding sequence ATGAGCAATCCGTTGACGGTCCACATGCCAGAGGGCGAGCCCTATGTGCACTATGAGCGCGAGTTCGATTTTGCCGTGCACCAGGTCTTCCAGGCGCACGTCGACCCGGAGCTCTTTGCCCAGTGGATCGGACCGCGGGAGATGACCACCCGGATCGATACATTTGAGCCCCGAACCGGCGGCGCCTACCGCTTTGTGCAATCGGGCGACGACGGCGTGGACTATGCCTTCCACGGCCTGTTCCACACCGTGCGCGAGGACGACTTCGTGCTCCAGACCTTCGAGTACGAGGGGTATCCGGACTCGGTGACCCTCGAATATGCCACCTTCACGGACCTCCCCGGCGGCCGGAGCAAGCTGACGGGCCGGTCCGTCTTTCCATCCGTGGAGTCCCGCGACGGCATGGCTTCCGCCGGCATGGAGGTCGGCATGTCCGAAGGCTATGACCAGCTCGACGAGCTGCTCGGCAAGGGCCTGTCCACAGGCTAG
- a CDS encoding SRPBCC family protein — MTNALELNVPEGVPFINFSRELDFPVSQVFKAYADPDLIVQWLGPRGMKMDIDHYDFRSGGSYRYIHTGPDGVPYTFSGIFHTVRENEFAVQTFEFSGYPDVVSIEFMTLEQLDGDRTRISAHAVYPSMEARDGMASSGMEGGVSEGFDRLDELLAQLQEGALQGEGAP, encoded by the coding sequence ATGACCAACGCACTGGAACTCAACGTCCCCGAGGGCGTCCCGTTCATCAACTTTTCCCGGGAGCTGGATTTCCCGGTTTCCCAGGTCTTCAAGGCCTATGCCGATCCGGACCTCATCGTCCAGTGGCTCGGTCCGCGGGGCATGAAGATGGACATTGATCACTACGATTTCCGCAGCGGCGGTTCCTACCGCTACATCCACACCGGCCCCGACGGCGTGCCGTATACGTTCAGCGGCATCTTCCACACCGTGCGGGAGAACGAATTCGCCGTCCAGACCTTCGAATTCTCCGGTTATCCCGACGTCGTGAGCATTGAGTTCATGACGCTGGAGCAGCTCGACGGCGACCGGACCCGGATTAGCGCCCACGCCGTTTATCCGTCAATGGAGGCCCGCGACGGCATGGCCTCGTCCGGCATGGAAGGCGGCGTGTCCGAGGGCTTTGACCGGCTCGACGAACTCCTCGCCCAGCTGCAGGAGGGTGCGCTGCAGGGAGAAGGTGCGCCATGA
- a CDS encoding metalloregulator ArsR/SmtB family transcription factor has protein sequence METAGDEAQLDRAFQALADPARRRIIARLSRGPATVNELAEPFEMSKQAVSKHIQVLEQAQLVTRSRDAQRRPVHLNPARLEALTAWIDQYRLIREQQFRGLEAVLRRQAAAAGRQPKDPS, from the coding sequence ATGGAGACTGCAGGCGATGAGGCACAGCTTGACCGGGCCTTCCAGGCTCTGGCCGATCCGGCCCGGCGCCGCATCATTGCCCGGCTTTCCCGGGGCCCGGCCACGGTCAACGAGCTGGCGGAACCCTTCGAGATGTCCAAGCAGGCCGTCTCGAAGCACATCCAGGTCCTCGAGCAGGCACAACTGGTCACGCGCAGCCGTGACGCGCAGCGCCGGCCCGTCCACCTGAACCCCGCACGGTTGGAGGCGCTGACCGCCTGGATTGACCAGTACCGGTTGATCCGCGAGCAGCAGTTCCGCGGCCTTGAGGCCGTGCTCCGCAGACAGGCCGCAGCAGCCGGCCGTCAGCCAAAGGATCCATCATGA
- the gluQRS gene encoding tRNA glutamyl-Q(34) synthetase GluQRS, with protein sequence MPPAFPAAAPAPISVAPSAGAGRFAPSPTGDLHIGNFRTAILAWLFARFTGRSFLLRVEDLDPERSRTEAAQLRDLTAVGLSWDAAPIRQSERTELYLQAIDRLDEAGKVYECFCTRSEIADAPRAPHAPPGAYPGTCRNLSSTQRARRRRLRPAALRLRSEVEQYTVTDLLHGSFTGPVDDLVLLRNDGVPPYNLAVVIDDAAQGIDQVVRGRDLLSSAPRQAYLASLLGLPPVEYAHVPLVLNSAGQRLAKRDGAITLGALGHAGAGPGQVRDLILASLGLPPGTLEEALEEFSPARLPREPWVFTAPLVRR encoded by the coding sequence ATTCCGCCCGCATTCCCCGCTGCGGCCCCCGCCCCAATCTCCGTCGCGCCCTCAGCAGGAGCCGGCCGCTTCGCCCCGAGCCCGACGGGAGATCTCCACATCGGCAACTTCCGCACGGCCATCCTGGCGTGGCTGTTTGCCAGATTCACGGGGCGCAGTTTCCTGCTGCGGGTGGAGGATTTGGATCCCGAGCGCTCCCGGACCGAGGCCGCACAGCTGCGTGACCTCACCGCCGTCGGGCTTTCCTGGGACGCTGCGCCGATCCGTCAGTCCGAACGCACCGAGCTCTATCTGCAGGCCATCGATCGGTTGGACGAGGCCGGCAAAGTCTACGAATGCTTCTGCACCCGCAGCGAAATTGCCGACGCACCCCGGGCTCCGCATGCTCCGCCCGGCGCCTATCCCGGCACCTGCCGCAACCTCAGCAGCACCCAGCGAGCCCGACGGCGGCGGCTGCGTCCCGCTGCCCTGCGGCTGCGCAGCGAGGTGGAGCAGTACACGGTGACCGATCTGCTTCACGGGTCCTTCACCGGACCGGTGGACGATCTGGTGCTGCTGCGCAACGACGGCGTGCCGCCCTACAACCTCGCTGTGGTGATTGACGACGCAGCGCAGGGCATCGACCAGGTGGTGCGCGGCCGTGACTTGCTCAGCTCCGCTCCCCGGCAGGCGTATCTCGCTTCGCTGCTGGGCCTGCCGCCGGTGGAGTATGCGCATGTTCCACTGGTGTTGAATTCCGCAGGGCAGCGGCTGGCCAAGCGCGACGGCGCCATCACCCTGGGCGCGCTGGGACACGCTGGTGCCGGCCCCGGGCAGGTACGGGACCTGATCCTGGCCTCGCTCGGGCTGCCACCCGGCACGCTCGAGGAAGCACTCGAGGAGTTCTCCCCGGCACGGCTGCCGCGCGAACCCTGGGTGTTCACCGCGCCGCTCGTCCGGCGGTGA
- a CDS encoding VOC family protein, whose translation MDTSAATPPPSVRQLRLVIAAEDYAAALAFYRDILGLPELEAYSGGDGAEVTILDAGRATLEISNPAQVRFIDRVEAGGEPSLKLRVAFEVDDGALATRAAVDGGAELVAEPRETPWRSLNSRLNGPEGVQLTLFEELD comes from the coding sequence ATGGATACCTCTGCAGCCACTCCTCCACCGTCCGTCCGCCAGCTGCGGCTGGTGATAGCTGCCGAGGACTATGCGGCGGCGCTCGCGTTTTACCGCGACATCCTGGGGCTTCCGGAGCTGGAGGCCTACTCGGGCGGCGACGGCGCCGAAGTCACCATTTTGGACGCCGGCCGGGCCACCCTGGAAATCTCGAATCCGGCACAGGTCCGGTTCATCGACCGGGTTGAGGCTGGCGGCGAGCCCAGCCTGAAGCTGCGGGTGGCCTTTGAGGTCGACGACGGCGCGCTGGCCACCCGGGCAGCGGTCGACGGCGGTGCCGAGCTGGTGGCCGAGCCCCGCGAAACGCCCTGGCGGTCGTTGAACTCCCGGCTCAACGGCCCCGAAGGTGTGCAGCTGACCCTGTTCGAGGAACTGGACTAG
- a CDS encoding exonuclease domain-containing protein produces MTLNFTAIDFETANGSRASACALGMVKVRNGQIVERGYWLLRPTDGGGFQPRNIDIHGITEAMVAGAQTWAQAHPEITAFIAEDAVLAHNAAFDLAVFRETSANAGLAGQAFRYGCSVKMAQALLALENHKLPTVNAALGFGAFQHHDGLADAEACANITIALAQREGMAEIDAVLKFCGPKGATGYTRTPAAARVTGLAPSPAQAAGRAPSTAAGRTQRFTPRPTLTLTEPVAAVSAKMSGHMVSFTGDFTVERPVLQQLVLEHGGQLNNHAPTRATSLLVVGDWNADLLRPGAVVSRSVLKAQALRAKGQTLDIIGEAAFRELLDADPANPADPAAGVASAAAALLPSAEPMSLVDTPPALPKRRDVKGMGEILARMGPADPAAATFKSEHYGVFRVAGTAFKSPVLGVRMLGHRSIENNGKPERDIHALALLQDEDAAFVSTLLSHDPDREFLEVLLGSVRHGDLVTAVFDALGGPFLVQGVAVYAPVGDMFMLGSMVLAHRGRPGTKLSWLQGVIPRAEHALTVPEVISAWDFYETSAD; encoded by the coding sequence ATGACGCTGAACTTCACCGCGATCGACTTTGAAACGGCCAACGGATCGCGGGCTTCGGCCTGTGCCCTGGGCATGGTGAAGGTCCGGAACGGGCAGATTGTCGAGCGCGGCTACTGGCTCCTGCGGCCCACCGACGGCGGAGGCTTCCAGCCGCGCAACATCGACATCCACGGCATCACCGAGGCCATGGTGGCCGGCGCCCAGACCTGGGCGCAGGCCCATCCCGAGATCACGGCGTTCATCGCGGAGGACGCAGTCCTCGCCCATAACGCCGCCTTCGATCTGGCCGTGTTCCGCGAAACCAGTGCCAACGCCGGCCTTGCAGGCCAGGCCTTCCGCTACGGCTGTTCCGTGAAAATGGCGCAGGCGCTGCTGGCGCTGGAGAATCACAAACTGCCCACCGTCAACGCCGCGCTGGGCTTCGGTGCGTTCCAGCACCACGACGGACTGGCCGACGCCGAAGCCTGCGCCAACATCACCATCGCCCTGGCCCAGCGGGAGGGGATGGCAGAAATCGACGCCGTCCTGAAGTTCTGCGGGCCGAAGGGGGCAACGGGTTACACCCGGACCCCGGCCGCAGCGCGGGTGACCGGGCTGGCCCCGTCGCCGGCGCAGGCTGCCGGCCGGGCGCCGTCGACCGCCGCCGGGCGGACCCAGCGATTCACGCCCCGCCCCACCCTCACCCTGACCGAGCCGGTGGCTGCAGTCTCCGCGAAGATGAGCGGGCACATGGTCTCCTTTACCGGGGACTTCACCGTGGAACGCCCGGTCCTGCAGCAGCTGGTGCTGGAACACGGCGGGCAGCTGAACAACCACGCCCCCACCCGCGCCACCTCGCTGCTGGTGGTCGGCGACTGGAACGCCGACCTGCTGCGGCCCGGCGCCGTCGTCAGCCGGTCAGTCCTGAAGGCACAGGCCCTGCGGGCCAAGGGCCAGACCCTGGACATCATCGGGGAAGCAGCCTTCCGGGAGCTGCTCGACGCCGATCCCGCCAATCCCGCCGATCCCGCAGCCGGTGTTGCCTCCGCGGCCGCGGCGCTGCTGCCTTCCGCAGAGCCGATGTCCCTGGTCGACACTCCACCGGCCCTGCCCAAGCGCCGTGACGTCAAGGGCATGGGCGAAATCCTGGCACGGATGGGCCCGGCAGACCCCGCCGCGGCCACCTTCAAAAGCGAGCACTACGGAGTGTTCCGGGTTGCCGGCACCGCCTTCAAATCCCCGGTGCTCGGGGTGCGGATGCTCGGGCACCGCAGCATCGAAAACAACGGCAAGCCCGAGCGCGATATCCACGCCCTGGCCCTCCTGCAGGATGAGGATGCGGCTTTTGTTTCCACTCTGCTCAGCCATGACCCGGACCGCGAGTTCCTGGAGGTCCTGCTGGGCAGCGTCCGGCACGGGGACCTGGTGACGGCTGTGTTTGATGCCCTGGGCGGCCCTTTCCTGGTTCAGGGCGTGGCGGTCTACGCCCCGGTTGGCGACATGTTCATGCTCGGATCGATGGTCCTGGCGCACCGCGGCCGCCCCGGCACGAAGCTCAGCTGGCTGCAGGGGGTCATCCCGCGCGCCGAGCATGCCCTGACGGTGCCCGAGGTTATCAGCGCCTGGGACTTCTACGAAACCTCAGCCGACTAG
- a CDS encoding MBL fold metallo-hydrolase, translating to MDAGVGTPKYAMTEPAANVFFVEGPASNWIILRDGDAFTLIDGGYPGDLPLVVASIRDAGLDPADAAAILVTHAHADHAGTAGYFAAAYRIPVLCSLPELPYLQGEQREQVSVAHILSRAWNPAVLHWAWHALAAGGAGRVAVLSAATWYDDAELAALPGSPVAVPTPGHTPGHTAYYLPAAHAVATGDALVTGHNISRIRGPQMLDPMFHSDGDGARRSLGQLSILDASLLLPGHGPAARLEVRQAVGTVRSRVAPRKRRIVAPGPIGGVAEPTYGKTVPDGAEG from the coding sequence ATGGATGCTGGAGTTGGAACACCGAAGTACGCGATGACGGAACCGGCCGCGAACGTCTTTTTCGTGGAAGGACCGGCGTCGAACTGGATTATCTTGCGCGACGGGGATGCTTTCACCCTGATAGACGGCGGCTATCCGGGGGACTTGCCGCTGGTGGTTGCCTCGATCCGGGACGCCGGCCTGGATCCCGCCGACGCGGCGGCGATCCTCGTCACGCACGCCCATGCTGACCACGCCGGGACCGCCGGCTACTTCGCCGCAGCCTACCGAATCCCGGTCCTGTGCAGCCTTCCCGAACTGCCCTATCTGCAGGGGGAGCAGCGGGAGCAGGTCTCGGTCGCGCACATCCTGAGCCGGGCCTGGAACCCCGCCGTCCTGCACTGGGCCTGGCATGCACTGGCTGCCGGCGGCGCCGGGCGGGTGGCGGTCCTGTCCGCGGCCACCTGGTACGACGACGCCGAGCTGGCCGCCCTGCCCGGCTCGCCGGTGGCAGTGCCCACCCCGGGGCACACACCGGGACACACCGCGTACTACCTGCCTGCCGCGCACGCGGTTGCCACCGGTGACGCCCTGGTGACGGGCCACAACATCAGCCGGATCCGGGGTCCGCAGATGCTCGATCCCATGTTCCACTCAGACGGCGACGGCGCACGGCGCTCGCTGGGACAGCTCAGCATACTGGACGCTTCGCTGTTGCTGCCCGGGCACGGCCCGGCCGCACGGTTGGAAGTGCGGCAGGCTGTCGGAACCGTCCGGTCACGCGTGGCGCCCCGGAAGCGCCGGATCGTGGCGCCCGGCCCCATCGGCGGAGTCGCCGAGCCGACCTACGGAAAGACCGTGCCGGACGGCGCCGAGGGGTAG
- a CDS encoding DUF6507 family protein produces MEMDIQVASVQALLRDARFDLDELENARRVLAEQEQGLPDLLGTCTQIAETARGICADVLGRDVSAIMIRCNNAVQGVAQAVAEYVQGDEQMVRNAQRLAASVPANYRPPRYGGSLNLRAVE; encoded by the coding sequence ATGGAAATGGACATTCAGGTGGCGTCGGTGCAGGCTCTGCTGCGCGACGCCCGGTTCGACCTTGACGAGTTGGAAAACGCTCGGAGAGTGCTGGCGGAGCAGGAGCAGGGGCTGCCGGACCTTCTGGGCACGTGTACCCAGATAGCCGAGACGGCCCGCGGGATCTGCGCTGACGTGCTGGGCCGGGACGTCTCGGCCATCATGATCCGCTGCAACAATGCGGTCCAGGGGGTCGCCCAAGCTGTGGCCGAGTACGTCCAGGGTGATGAGCAGATGGTTCGTAATGCCCAGCGCCTCGCGGCGTCCGTTCCGGCCAACTACCGTCCACCCCGTTACGGCGGCAGCCTCAACCTGCGGGCAGTCGAATGA
- a CDS encoding alpha/beta hydrolase has translation MTRYIHIELHELRMLPDGEPIQARAREILDGAAVFADAIESLQNKWQGLGGLYAAPEQDLVLRAFDAPAAHTREYTQSSALLRAALDRFGSELIAIETQRRMLETEIEAAYQRLDDELREMKKDNASQRTMEAVRAAATEPLQAKADLLAVHFEQASEDCLAALAGISRSTPDVVSSYSSSRMDLFSALRREMDAAFRKAAARDATPADIRALYAQLTLLGPELLSELGRRPEARLFVAGLSPHEEANFWAKLNGPQQAALAAALPGLVGNLEGAPYKVRDKANRRVLAAVQQRLGRTPAGTAAGGRKARGAAWRPEDLRPMERSRHLERTEAVDALTKALGGAGEKRQLISFDPGTNVPLAAISVGEDLDSASNVSFLVPGMNTSTKQAASLVDNARSLGREQRRIGVHGGSTAVVAYMGYEPPTELTVGGAASAEKGAPALAAALDGLYLGRTADGAPPPEVNVVAHSYGTTMAALALDQTQYRVTAAVLLASAGVQPDSADTLNVDLATDGAVDVYVTLASADRVAEMGTAASEIVAIVTLNPAAARLDPLTEAWGGRVFSSDRVTVDGKSFAAVGGHGLGGYLGQDSFSLHFTALVTGGRAEEALAMVAAQK, from the coding sequence ATGACCCGCTACATCCACATCGAGCTGCATGAGCTTCGCATGCTGCCCGACGGCGAACCGATCCAGGCACGGGCTCGGGAAATCCTCGACGGAGCAGCGGTTTTCGCCGATGCCATCGAGTCCCTGCAAAACAAGTGGCAGGGTCTGGGCGGTCTTTACGCCGCTCCGGAACAGGACCTGGTGTTGCGGGCTTTCGATGCGCCGGCGGCCCACACCCGGGAATACACGCAAAGCAGCGCGCTGCTGCGGGCTGCCTTGGACCGGTTCGGCAGCGAACTCATCGCCATTGAAACGCAGCGCCGGATGCTGGAAACCGAAATCGAGGCGGCGTACCAGCGCCTCGACGACGAGCTCCGCGAGATGAAGAAGGACAACGCCTCCCAGCGCACCATGGAGGCCGTCCGGGCCGCGGCTACCGAACCGCTCCAGGCCAAAGCGGACCTGCTGGCCGTGCACTTTGAGCAGGCATCCGAGGACTGCCTGGCCGCCCTGGCCGGAATCTCCCGCTCCACGCCCGACGTGGTCTCCAGCTATTCTTCGAGCCGCATGGATCTGTTCTCCGCGCTGCGCCGGGAGATGGACGCGGCATTCCGGAAGGCCGCCGCTCGGGACGCCACTCCGGCAGACATCAGGGCGCTGTATGCGCAGTTGACGCTGCTGGGTCCGGAGCTGCTGAGCGAGCTGGGACGGCGACCGGAGGCCCGGCTTTTCGTGGCCGGCCTGAGCCCGCACGAAGAGGCCAACTTCTGGGCAAAGCTGAACGGCCCGCAGCAGGCCGCCCTCGCCGCAGCCCTTCCGGGGCTGGTCGGAAACCTGGAAGGCGCCCCGTACAAGGTTCGGGACAAGGCCAACCGGCGCGTTCTGGCGGCCGTTCAGCAACGCCTCGGCCGGACACCCGCCGGCACCGCTGCCGGCGGCAGGAAGGCCCGCGGTGCTGCATGGCGGCCGGAAGACCTGCGGCCGATGGAACGCAGCCGGCATCTGGAACGCACCGAAGCGGTGGACGCGCTGACGAAAGCGCTGGGCGGCGCGGGGGAGAAGCGGCAGCTGATTTCCTTCGACCCCGGCACCAACGTGCCGCTGGCCGCCATCAGTGTCGGAGAAGACCTCGACTCTGCCAGCAACGTTTCCTTCCTGGTGCCGGGCATGAATACCTCCACGAAGCAGGCGGCGTCGCTGGTGGACAACGCGCGGTCCCTCGGCCGGGAACAGCGCAGGATCGGAGTTCACGGCGGGTCCACCGCGGTGGTGGCGTACATGGGCTACGAACCCCCGACCGAGCTCACCGTGGGCGGTGCGGCCAGCGCGGAGAAGGGCGCACCGGCGTTGGCCGCAGCCCTTGACGGCCTGTATCTGGGCCGGACCGCTGACGGAGCTCCGCCTCCCGAGGTCAACGTGGTGGCCCACTCCTACGGCACCACCATGGCGGCGCTGGCGCTGGACCAGACCCAGTATCGGGTCACGGCAGCGGTGCTGCTGGCGTCCGCCGGGGTTCAGCCGGACTCCGCCGATACCCTCAACGTGGATCTCGCCACGGACGGAGCGGTGGACGTCTACGTCACGCTCGCATCGGCGGACCGCGTCGCGGAAATGGGGACCGCGGCCAGCGAAATCGTGGCCATTGTGACGCTCAATCCCGCTGCCGCGCGTCTGGATCCCCTCACCGAGGCCTGGGGCGGCAGAGTCTTCAGCTCGGACCGGGTCACGGTGGACGGAAAATCCTTTGCGGCTGTCGGCGGCCACGGGCTCGGCGGCTATCTTGGCCAGGACAGCTTCAGCCTGCACTTCACCGCCCTCGTGACCGGCGGCCGGGCGGAGGAGGCGCTGGCCATGGTGGCGGCGCAGAAATGA
- a CDS encoding GntR family transcriptional regulator, protein MLVNPADITTDRTDHANTTVWVADVLRRRIAAGELAPGTKLSEQQLAASMQVSRNTLREAFTMLSIESVVTRFPNRGVFVAAPDADAVREIYRVRRMLEPAAVLWGPELDLNRLDAVVAEARDAKRRGAVPDMAAANQAFHEALIAMSGSLQLQQMMGRVLAEMRLVFHAMSAEPEFHTRYVEENAALVDLLRAGRRAEAADTLRGYLDAAEAELLGHLGA, encoded by the coding sequence ATGCTTGTGAACCCGGCGGACATCACCACGGACCGCACCGACCATGCGAACACCACCGTCTGGGTGGCCGATGTGCTGCGCCGCCGGATTGCCGCCGGCGAGCTGGCGCCGGGCACCAAGCTTTCCGAGCAGCAGCTCGCCGCGTCCATGCAGGTTTCCCGCAACACCCTGCGCGAGGCGTTCACCATGCTCAGCATCGAGTCGGTGGTGACCCGCTTTCCGAACCGCGGCGTGTTTGTGGCCGCGCCCGACGCCGACGCCGTGCGGGAAATCTACCGGGTCCGCCGCATGCTGGAGCCCGCCGCGGTGCTCTGGGGACCGGAGCTGGACCTGAACCGGCTCGACGCCGTGGTGGCGGAGGCCCGTGACGCCAAGCGCCGCGGAGCTGTCCCGGACATGGCCGCCGCCAACCAGGCCTTCCATGAAGCGCTGATCGCCATGTCCGGCAGCCTGCAGCTGCAGCAGATGATGGGCCGCGTGCTGGCCGAGATGCGGCTGGTGTTCCATGCCATGAGCGCCGAGCCGGAGTTCCACACCCGGTATGTGGAGGAAAACGCCGCCCTGGTGGACCTGCTGCGCGCCGGACGCCGGGCCGAGGCCGCCGACACGCTGCGCGGCTACCTCGATGCCGCCGAGGCTGAACTGCTGGGGCATTTGGGCGCGTAG